From a single Pyruvatibacter sp. genomic region:
- a CDS encoding GNAT family protein has protein sequence MFAFSSRGNAGAVIEGRAVHLRHPELSDHEQWSRLRAASAQFLRPWEPVWPRDDLTRPAFRARLRRYGAEIRAGTGYPFFIVRNSDEALLGGITLGNIRRGVAQNGQIGYWIGERFSGNGYMSEAVGLVCEFAFARSGLHRLEAACIPDNGRSIRLLEKNGFEREGVLRAYLKINGQWRDHVLYARINPMHEDNARRAHTD, from the coding sequence ATGTTCGCATTTTCCAGTCGCGGAAATGCCGGCGCGGTCATCGAGGGCCGGGCCGTTCACCTGCGCCACCCCGAACTGTCCGACCATGAGCAATGGTCGCGCCTGCGCGCGGCGAGCGCGCAGTTCCTGCGTCCATGGGAGCCGGTCTGGCCCCGCGACGACCTGACGCGGCCGGCCTTTCGCGCGCGCCTGCGCCGCTACGGCGCCGAAATCCGCGCCGGCACGGGCTATCCCTTCTTCATCGTGCGCAATTCCGACGAGGCGCTGCTGGGCGGGATCACGCTGGGCAATATCAGGCGCGGGGTCGCCCAGAACGGACAGATCGGCTACTGGATCGGCGAACGGTTCTCCGGCAACGGCTACATGAGCGAAGCGGTCGGGCTGGTGTGCGAGTTCGCCTTCGCACGATCGGGTCTGCACCGCCTTGAAGCTGCCTGCATTCCGGACAATGGCAGGTCGATCCGCCTCCTGGAGAAGAACGGATTTGAACGCGAGGGCGTGCTGCGCGCCTATCTGAAGATCAACGGCCAGTGGCGCGACCATGTCCTTTACGCGCGCATCAACCCGATGCACGAAGACAACGCCCGCCGAGCCCATACGGATTGA